One genomic region from Candidatus Bathyarchaeota archaeon encodes:
- a CDS encoding ATP-binding cassette domain-containing protein, with protein MPVIKVSDLTYTYLGSEKPALKEINLVVDKGEFVILTGPSGCGKTTLCRCFNGLIPHFYGGDLRGDVIVSGLAVRDHPTCELSQYVGFVFQNPENQLFALSVEKDVAFGLENLGLQRDEIRRRVEWALDMTGIRHLRECAPYELSGGQQQRVAIASVLAMQPEVIVLDEPTSFLDPLSAKKIFEVVSRLNTELKITIILVEHRLDLAVMYANRVIVMDEGRIVLNGHPREVFNSEKAYLMGVGIPKTIRLFQLLREDGIELAYVPITPDETAQLIREALKL; from the coding sequence ATGCCAGTAATTAAGGTAAGTGACTTAACTTACACTTATCTTGGTTCTGAAAAGCCTGCACTTAAAGAGATTAATTTGGTCGTCGATAAAGGCGAATTTGTCATTTTAACAGGGCCAAGCGGGTGTGGTAAAACTACTTTGTGCCGGTGCTTTAACGGGTTAATTCCCCATTTTTATGGAGGAGACTTGAGGGGAGACGTGATCGTATCTGGTCTCGCGGTCCGTGACCACCCCACCTGTGAGCTATCTCAGTACGTTGGGTTCGTGTTCCAAAATCCTGAAAACCAGCTATTTGCCCTTTCTGTAGAAAAAGATGTGGCTTTCGGACTCGAGAATTTAGGTCTCCAAAGGGATGAAATTCGTCGTCGTGTTGAATGGGCATTAGATATGACAGGAATTAGGCATCTTCGGGAGTGCGCGCCATACGAACTTTCTGGCGGGCAACAACAGCGTGTTGCCATAGCTAGCGTCTTAGCAATGCAACCTGAAGTTATTGTCCTCGATGAACCGACTTCCTTTTTGGACCCGCTATCTGCTAAGAAGATCTTTGAGGTTGTTAGCCGCCTTAACACAGAGCTAAAAATTACAATTATACTTGTTGAGCATCGGCTAGATTTAGCTGTCATGTACGCGAATCGGGTTATAGTTATGGATGAAGGTCGGATAGTTCTCAATGGACATCCGCGCGAAGTGTTTAACTCTGAAAAAGCCTACTTAATGGGGGTTGGAATACCTAAGACTATTCGGCTTTTTCAATTGCTTCGAGAAGATGGAATTGAGTTAGCCTATGTTCCAATAACTCCTGATGAAACAGCTCAACTTATCCGGGAAGCTCTAAAGTTATGA
- a CDS encoding prefoldin subunit beta: protein MSTAPEIPPQLQEQLSRLQQLQQTLQIVITQRQQLDLELAETERALTELDKLSDTSTIYKSIGALLVKTDRQTVLKELQERKELLNTRITVLARQEERARSKVKELQQKIQDRLKPPESEEASVKI from the coding sequence ATGAGTACAGCTCCAGAAATTCCCCCACAACTTCAAGAGCAGCTTTCAAGACTTCAACAACTTCAACAGACGCTTCAGATAGTTATAACTCAAAGACAACAGTTAGACCTTGAACTTGCTGAGACCGAGCGAGCGTTAACTGAGTTGGATAAGCTTTCCGATACTTCTACCATCTATAAGTCGATTGGTGCGCTTTTAGTTAAAACGGATCGTCAAACTGTGCTAAAAGAATTACAGGAGCGAAAGGAGCTTCTTAACACTCGAATTACAGTTCTAGCAAGGCAGGAGGAACGGGCTCGGAGTAAAGTAAAAGAACTTCAGCAGAAGATTCAAGATAGGCTTAAGCCTCCTGAGTCAGAGGAAGCCTCGGTTAAAATCTGA
- a CDS encoding DHH family phosphoesterase, which produces MQIKEIAALLKEKNAKYVSILCHHNADPDAVCSAYAFSQLLKRLKPDVNIEISAAQGPSKLCKQILSAVPIVLIDQPHIEEADILVLLDTNTIQQLDEWKPRIIEAAKPLIVIDHHAAHPSTKSIATLCIADETSSSTCEIVYSLYREADFELTREEALALFLGIAYDTKHFILASSKAFKAIAGLIDAGVMAEEALSLLSMRMDISERIARLKAAKRMNLMKLGKWLVGFSNVSAYQASAARALLELGVDVGIVGGVKEGKLRISMRSTKQFYKETGIHLGRDIAKPLGEQVNGMGGGHAASAGVNGEGDFKEAASLCVRLLMEKLGY; this is translated from the coding sequence TTGCAAATCAAAGAAATAGCCGCCTTGCTTAAAGAGAAAAACGCGAAGTACGTCAGCATTCTTTGTCATCATAATGCTGATCCCGACGCTGTATGCTCTGCATATGCGTTTTCACAACTGCTGAAAAGGCTTAAACCTGATGTGAACATCGAGATTTCTGCTGCGCAGGGACCTAGCAAACTTTGTAAACAGATTTTATCTGCAGTTCCAATCGTGTTAATCGATCAACCGCACATTGAAGAAGCTGACATTCTCGTTCTACTTGACACTAATACTATTCAACAATTAGATGAATGGAAGCCCAGGATAATTGAGGCTGCGAAGCCGTTGATTGTTATAGACCATCATGCAGCGCATCCAAGTACAAAGAGTATAGCCACTCTTTGCATTGCGGATGAGACATCATCGTCTACGTGTGAAATTGTCTATAGCCTTTATAGGGAGGCCGATTTCGAACTCACAAGGGAAGAAGCATTAGCGCTATTTCTTGGCATAGCATATGACACTAAGCACTTCATTTTAGCCAGTTCAAAGGCTTTCAAGGCTATTGCAGGTCTAATCGATGCAGGTGTCATGGCAGAAGAGGCTTTATCTCTTCTCTCTATGCGGATGGACATCTCGGAACGCATCGCCCGACTGAAAGCAGCAAAACGTATGAACCTGATGAAACTAGGTAAATGGCTAGTCGGCTTTTCAAATGTTAGTGCTTATCAAGCTTCAGCTGCCCGCGCTCTTCTTGAGTTAGGTGTTGATGTTGGGATTGTTGGTGGCGTGAAGGAAGGAAAGCTCAGAATCAGTATGAGATCCACGAAGCAGTTCTATAAAGAAACTGGTATTCACCTGGGGAGAGATATTGCTAAGCCTCTTGGCGAACAAGTTAATGGCATGGGAGGCGGTCACGCTGCGTCAGCTGGGGTGAATGGTGAAGGTGATTTTAAGGAAGCTGCATCACTTTGCGTCAGGCTTCTTATGGAGAAACTCGGATACTAA
- a CDS encoding energy-coupling factor transporter transmembrane protein EcfT → MRVFEGLKFKRVSTPIHKLDPRVKFFISCIIFITAILFNELLPLLILFFAQLPLILIARVHREWVQSLKGASIFAVMIFVMNLVVGYMSPTSSFTISFSLAMAIRFLVLVASFSCFFLTTSPDDLGLALEQSRIPYEFCFAFTTAVRFVPVLANEAQTIVDAQRSRGLELEKGNFMKRVRNYIPILIPLIVSAIRRSLELAEAMESRAFGAKKTRTSLYSLKMKSIDYFVIILTLALFLFAVYIRMAAAIPRIEI, encoded by the coding sequence ATGAGGGTATTTGAGGGCTTAAAATTCAAACGGGTTTCCACACCTATTCACAAATTAGATCCTCGTGTAAAATTCTTTATTTCCTGTATTATTTTTATTACCGCTATCTTATTTAATGAACTACTTCCATTGCTAATCCTATTTTTCGCTCAACTTCCGCTTATTTTGATAGCTCGGGTGCATCGAGAATGGGTGCAATCGTTAAAGGGGGCTTCCATTTTTGCAGTAATGATTTTCGTAATGAATTTAGTTGTGGGTTATATGAGTCCAACTTCTAGTTTCACAATTTCTTTTTCGTTAGCTATGGCTATTCGCTTCTTGGTGCTCGTAGCATCGTTCTCCTGTTTTTTCCTGACCACATCTCCGGATGATTTAGGCTTAGCGTTAGAGCAAAGTCGTATACCCTATGAATTTTGTTTCGCTTTCACCACAGCTGTACGCTTCGTTCCTGTGCTAGCAAATGAAGCCCAAACTATCGTAGATGCACAACGCTCTCGAGGGCTTGAGTTGGAAAAGGGCAATTTTATGAAACGTGTGAGGAATTACATTCCAATTCTCATACCTCTAATAGTGAGCGCTATCCGACGAAGTCTTGAGTTGGCGGAGGCTATGGAGTCACGAGCCTTCGGCGCAAAGAAAACTCGTACAAGTCTCTATAGTCTTAAAATGAAGTCAATTGATTATTTTGTTATCATTCTAACCCTAGCGTTATTCCTATTTGCTGTTTACATTCGAATGGCAGCGGCAATTCCCCGAATAGAAATCTAA
- a CDS encoding 50S ribosomal protein L37ae, which produces MGRTKSVGPTGRFAARYGATVRKRRAEIEIELKKPQTCPSCGYKAVKRVSVGIWRCRKCGYTFAGGAYSPVTKLGEMARRAARGLVPTVRVETVKPSKTSETT; this is translated from the coding sequence ATGGGGCGAACTAAGAGCGTTGGTCCGACGGGGCGATTTGCCGCCCGCTATGGGGCAACTGTTAGAAAGCGGCGGGCAGAAATCGAGATTGAATTGAAGAAACCCCAGACTTGTCCGAGCTGTGGATATAAGGCCGTTAAAAGGGTTAGTGTGGGCATATGGCGTTGTCGGAAGTGTGGCTACACTTTTGCAGGGGGAGCTTACTCACCAGTTACGAAACTCGGCGAAATGGCGAGAAGAGCGGCGAGAGGGCTTGTTCCCACAGTAAGAGTTGAGACAGTTAAGCCGTCCAAGACCAGTGAAACCACGTGA
- a CDS encoding heavy metal resistance protein CzcA translates to MPLQVRIIVDERERQSGVPELLAKFGGKIEYRFLSVGDYVLSSECAVERKDAHDFVNSLFSGRLFDQAYRLSEA, encoded by the coding sequence TTGCCCCTTCAGGTTAGAATTATTGTTGACGAAAGGGAAAGACAGTCTGGGGTTCCAGAACTGTTAGCTAAATTTGGGGGAAAAATTGAATATCGTTTCTTAAGTGTAGGTGACTATGTGCTTTCGTCTGAATGTGCAGTTGAACGGAAGGATGCGCATGACTTTGTTAATTCTCTGTTTTCCGGTCGGTTATTTGACCAGGCTTATAGGTTGTCGGAAGC
- a CDS encoding DUF3194 domain-containing protein, whose amino-acid sequence MFEEIGLPELKLHQIEEVCKVAEEAARRYILSKVSFRRIADLNITIDISVAGPVTINVDIDATLSPLEAGVDVGQITREASEKALEAAEGKLREFAACKSKK is encoded by the coding sequence ATGTTTGAGGAAATAGGCCTGCCAGAGCTCAAGCTCCATCAAATTGAAGAGGTTTGTAAGGTAGCGGAAGAAGCCGCGAGGCGTTATATCCTGTCAAAAGTCTCCTTTCGAAGGATAGCTGACCTAAACATCACAATTGACATTAGTGTTGCTGGTCCTGTTACAATAAACGTAGATATTGACGCTACGCTTTCACCCCTTGAAGCTGGAGTTGATGTGGGACAAATTACTAGAGAAGCCTCCGAAAAAGCATTAGAGGCGGCGGAAGGAAAGTTGAGGGAGTTTGCAGCTTGCAAATCAAAGAAATAG
- a CDS encoding ABC transporter ATP-binding protein, with amino-acid sequence MIKVEDVYFTYPSGVEALRGVTLRIEDGEFVTIMGENGAGKTTLVKHFNGLLKPTRGRVEVDGIDTRNASVAELSRNVGLVFQNSDHQLFSETVEEEIAFGLRNFGFDAPTITKRVEWALNLLDLVEYRKSSPFMLSGGERKRLALASVLAWDPKIIVLDEPTIGQDYQQKAKLREFITQLNAQKRTVIVVTHDVEFVAECRPRVVLMSHGEVVADGPAPRILTDYDTVTKVSLLPPQVTQIFLHLSDFNFPSNVIDIYEAKQLLSARMFKVGLK; translated from the coding sequence ATGATTAAGGTTGAAGATGTTTACTTTACTTATCCTTCCGGCGTTGAAGCCCTCCGAGGAGTAACTCTCCGAATAGAAGATGGAGAATTTGTAACAATCATGGGTGAAAATGGCGCTGGAAAAACAACGCTTGTAAAACATTTTAATGGCCTGTTAAAGCCAACTCGGGGGCGCGTGGAAGTTGATGGAATTGATACTCGTAATGCCAGCGTCGCCGAACTCTCACGGAATGTAGGTCTTGTTTTTCAAAACTCTGATCACCAACTTTTCTCTGAAACTGTAGAGGAAGAGATTGCGTTTGGTCTTCGAAATTTCGGTTTTGATGCGCCGACAATCACCAAACGTGTTGAATGGGCACTAAACCTTCTTGACCTAGTTGAGTATCGGAAGTCATCTCCCTTTATGTTAAGCGGAGGTGAGCGAAAACGTTTAGCTTTAGCTTCAGTTCTTGCTTGGGATCCAAAAATTATTGTTCTCGATGAACCGACTATTGGCCAAGATTATCAACAGAAGGCAAAACTTCGAGAGTTTATAACTCAACTCAATGCTCAAAAAAGAACTGTAATTGTTGTAACCCATGATGTAGAGTTTGTAGCTGAGTGCCGTCCTAGGGTAGTTTTGATGTCGCATGGTGAAGTGGTTGCCGATGGACCTGCGCCAAGAATTCTTACAGATTATGATACGGTGACTAAGGTTTCGCTATTACCTCCACAAGTCACCCAAATTTTTCTTCATCTTTCAGATTTTAATTTTCCATCAAACGTTATTGACATCTATGAAGCGAAGCAGTTGTTGTCAGCTAGAATGTTCAAGGTAGGGTTAAAATGA
- a CDS encoding exosome complex exonuclease Rrp41, protein MSQIKPEKLINEQGLRIDGRKPDELRPTKLEVGLLKNATGSAYIEQGKNRILVAVYGPRETHPKHLALPDRATIRCRYHMAPFSTEVRKSPAPSRRELELSKVIRESLEPVVFTEYYPRTTIDVFIEVLQSDGGTRCAGITAASLALADAGIPMRDLVVACASGKVDGQIVLDLCDLEDKFGEADLPVAIIPRSEEITLIQMDGSLTPEEFRKAFNLAIEGCKQIYAMQKEALRKKYIAVKEVAEEETTEAGEREE, encoded by the coding sequence ATGTCTCAAATTAAACCCGAGAAACTGATAAATGAACAAGGTCTCAGGATTGACGGTAGAAAACCTGATGAACTTCGCCCAACTAAGTTAGAGGTTGGGTTATTGAAAAATGCTACTGGCTCTGCCTATATAGAGCAGGGAAAAAATAGGATCCTTGTAGCAGTTTACGGTCCAAGGGAAACTCATCCAAAACATCTGGCTCTTCCAGATAGAGCTACAATCCGGTGCCGGTATCATATGGCACCATTTTCTACAGAAGTCCGAAAATCGCCAGCCCCTTCTCGTCGAGAATTAGAGCTTTCAAAGGTTATTAGGGAGTCGTTAGAACCAGTGGTATTTACCGAATATTATCCTCGAACAACTATAGACGTTTTTATTGAGGTCTTGCAATCTGATGGTGGGACAAGATGCGCAGGCATTACCGCTGCATCATTAGCGTTGGCGGACGCGGGTATACCGATGCGAGACTTGGTAGTTGCATGCGCATCCGGAAAAGTTGACGGGCAAATAGTTTTGGACCTTTGCGATCTTGAAGACAAATTCGGGGAAGCAGATTTACCCGTAGCTATAATTCCGCGTTCCGAGGAGATAACACTCATCCAAATGGATGGAAGCCTCACCCCAGAGGAATTCAGAAAGGCTTTCAACTTAGCAATTGAAGGGTGTAAGCAAATTTATGCGATGCAAAAAGAAGCCCTCAGGAAGAAATACATCGCAGTAAAGGAAGTTGCTGAAGAAGAGACGACTGAGGCAGGCGAAAGGGAGGAATGA
- a CDS encoding exosome complex protein Rrp42: MSVTRETEVIAKIKQKQITDLISRGRRLDGRSLFDYREIKVETGVIEKAEGSASVSLGDTKILAGVKIEIGEPFPDTPDEGVLTVNAELVPLASATFELGPPDENAIELARVVDRGLRESKTIDLKKLCINPGKKVFVVFIDIYVLDHDGNLTDASAIAALAALINAKMPTYEIKAGEVELKPEYIQLPLQNYPFTVTMAKIGNKLVVDPIIEEEQVMDAQITVTTDQNGNICAMQKSGPKAFSITHVLEAVDLAREKAKHIRAILGV; this comes from the coding sequence TTGTCTGTTACGCGTGAAACCGAGGTAATTGCAAAAATAAAGCAAAAGCAGATTACCGATTTAATTAGTCGCGGGCGAAGGTTGGATGGTCGAAGTCTTTTCGACTATAGGGAAATCAAAGTCGAAACCGGAGTGATTGAGAAGGCTGAAGGCTCAGCATCGGTTTCCCTTGGAGATACAAAAATTCTTGCTGGGGTAAAAATTGAGATCGGTGAACCATTTCCTGATACGCCAGATGAAGGTGTTCTTACGGTTAATGCGGAATTGGTTCCCCTTGCTTCAGCTACGTTTGAGCTTGGACCGCCGGATGAGAATGCAATTGAACTGGCAAGGGTGGTTGATCGTGGATTAAGAGAATCTAAGACCATAGACTTGAAGAAACTTTGCATCAACCCGGGTAAGAAGGTGTTTGTTGTGTTTATTGATATATATGTCCTTGACCACGATGGAAACCTCACAGATGCTTCAGCTATCGCTGCACTTGCGGCGCTGATTAATGCGAAGATGCCTACTTACGAAATCAAAGCAGGTGAAGTTGAATTGAAACCTGAGTATATTCAACTTCCGCTCCAGAATTATCCCTTCACTGTAACGATGGCAAAGATTGGTAATAAGCTAGTAGTTGATCCAATTATTGAGGAAGAGCAAGTTATGGACGCGCAGATCACTGTTACCACAGACCAAAACGGGAATATCTGTGCCATGCAGAAGAGCGGACCTAAAGCATTTTCAATTACACATGTGCTTGAAGCAGTAGACTTAGCGCGTGAGAAAGCGAAGCACATTCGTGCTATACTAGGAGTGTAA
- the hxlB gene encoding 6-phospho-3-hexuloisomerase: MSRPRYWYEATVNEILVEIQNAMRTLDPEKVEKMVDILIKAKNRKILVLGAGRSGLVGRAFAMRLMHLGFNVYVVGETIAPALEKNDVLFAISGSGTTTLVVASAEIAKKVGAIVVAITSYINSPLGKLADHVVVLKGRTKVARKKDYFSRQILGVHEPLAPLGTLFEASCMIFLDGIIVELMHRLGKTEREMKLRHATIE, from the coding sequence ATGAGCCGCCCGCGTTATTGGTATGAAGCAACTGTTAATGAGATCTTAGTGGAAATCCAAAATGCTATGCGGACACTTGACCCCGAAAAAGTTGAAAAAATGGTTGATATTCTCATTAAGGCGAAGAATCGAAAAATACTTGTTCTTGGGGCTGGCCGCAGTGGGCTTGTCGGTCGAGCGTTTGCAATGCGCCTAATGCACCTCGGTTTTAATGTTTATGTTGTTGGAGAAACGATCGCTCCAGCCCTTGAGAAAAATGACGTATTATTTGCGATTTCAGGGTCTGGTACTACAACGTTGGTTGTCGCGTCTGCGGAGATAGCTAAGAAAGTAGGAGCAATAGTTGTTGCTATCACTTCTTATATTAATTCTCCTTTAGGTAAGTTGGCTGATCATGTGGTTGTCCTCAAAGGTAGAACAAAGGTCGCTCGTAAGAAAGATTACTTTTCACGGCAGATTCTCGGAGTTCACGAGCCTCTCGCCCCGCTTGGCACGCTTTTTGAAGCTTCTTGTATGATTTTCTTGGATGGAATTATCGTCGAACTGATGCATCGCCTTGGAAAAACAGAGCGTGAGATGAAATTACGTCACGCTACAATTGAGTAA
- a CDS encoding YkgJ family cysteine cluster protein: protein MPMLPVPWKYIESWNCRACGECCKPFTVILTLQEWLTITRLYGLGVAQPGINGFYLKKNAANRCIFQYKLLDKWFCGIQHIKPLACKLWPFKICENPRYGRRKEASYIYRGKEFFVYADTLCHGLKLGNPSNYFIQKVLPEFIEISLGLQKQQHYSTFQLPTPLVIKPRII from the coding sequence ATGCCAATGTTACCAGTTCCTTGGAAGTATATTGAATCTTGGAACTGTCGAGCATGTGGGGAATGCTGTAAGCCATTTACTGTAATTCTTACTCTACAAGAGTGGCTAACTATAACCCGCTTATACGGCTTAGGAGTCGCCCAACCAGGCATAAACGGATTTTATTTGAAGAAAAACGCGGCCAATAGATGCATCTTCCAATACAAACTCCTAGATAAATGGTTCTGTGGAATACAGCATATAAAACCTCTGGCGTGCAAACTTTGGCCGTTCAAAATCTGTGAAAATCCCAGATATGGCAGACGAAAAGAAGCCAGCTATATCTACCGAGGGAAAGAGTTCTTCGTTTACGCAGATACATTATGTCATGGACTAAAATTGGGGAATCCTTCAAACTATTTCATTCAAAAAGTTTTGCCAGAATTCATTGAAATTAGCCTAGGACTTCAAAAACAACAACACTACTCGACATTCCAACTTCCGACACCTCTTGTAATTAAGCCCAGAATTATTTAA
- a CDS encoding S1 RNA-binding domain-containing protein: MPILVEKRQLVTPGDLIAEGNYLIGESTFREGDKIYATRIGLVDTDGRSVSVVALKGGYIPCVGDLVIGKVIDISLSGWVVDINAPYAAILHASDAIERPFNPQRDDLTSIYDIGDMILAKVVAYDRTRNPILTTHGPGLGKITRGRVIEIVAAKIPRLIGKRGSMINMLKRETGCHFTIGQNGLVLISGRSPEDEDLAVLAIRKIEEEAHTTGLTDRICNLIREESQKRGVSHVSN, encoded by the coding sequence TTGCCAATACTAGTTGAAAAAAGGCAGCTTGTTACCCCAGGTGACCTCATAGCTGAGGGTAATTATTTAATCGGTGAAAGTACCTTTCGTGAAGGGGATAAGATCTACGCTACACGGATTGGGCTTGTAGATACCGATGGTCGTTCGGTTTCAGTGGTTGCTTTGAAGGGAGGCTATATTCCATGCGTGGGAGACTTAGTAATAGGCAAAGTAATCGACATAAGCCTAAGTGGTTGGGTGGTTGATATTAATGCTCCATATGCTGCAATTCTTCATGCTTCTGATGCTATTGAGCGACCTTTCAACCCGCAACGCGATGACTTAACATCCATTTACGATATTGGTGACATGATTTTAGCTAAGGTTGTCGCCTACGATCGAACTAGAAATCCAATTCTTACTACTCACGGTCCAGGGCTTGGAAAGATTACTCGGGGGCGAGTTATTGAAATAGTCGCAGCGAAAATCCCGAGACTTATTGGAAAACGGGGATCTATGATCAACATGTTAAAACGTGAAACTGGTTGCCATTTTACGATTGGTCAAAATGGGTTAGTTCTCATTAGTGGTAGGAGCCCTGAAGACGAGGACCTGGCGGTTTTGGCAATTCGTAAGATTGAGGAAGAAGCTCATACAACCGGTTTAACAGATCGCATATGCAACTTAATACGGGAGGAAAGTCAAAAAAGAGGTGTTTCTCATGTCTCAAATTAA